The Zymobacter palmae DNA window GATGCTGAGCAGCATCTGTAAGCGGCCATACCTTTAATTCTACCCCTAAGAGAACAAAGGAACTGCTGTTGATGACCGCCACTTCCCCCTTGCGCTTGATCGTTGGTATTTCGGGTGCCTCCGGCATCTGCTACGGCGTGCGTCTGCTGGAACGCTTGCAGGCACTGCCCATCGAGTCTCACTTGGTTATGTCCGCGGCGGCCAAACAGACGCTGGCGCTGGAAACCGATCTGAGCGTGCCAGAGGTCGAAGCGTTGGCGGACGTCGTGCATCACGAACGCTCGATCGGGGCCTCCATCGCCAGCGGCTCGTTTCGCACCATGGGCATGGTAGTGGCTCCCTGCTCAATGCGCTCAATGTCCGACATCGCCGCAGGAACGACTTCCACGCTGTTGACCCGCGCTGCGGATGTGGTGCTGAAGGAACGCCGCCGTCTGGTGCTGATGGTGCGTGAAACGCCGCTGCATACCGGTCATCTGCGCCATATGACCCAGTTGTCCGAACTGGGAGTGATCATTGCGCCACCGGTGCCCAGTTTTTATGCACGTCCCGAGACGCTGGACGACATGATCGACCATACCGTCGGGCGTGTGCTCGATTTGTTCGATCTGGATGTGCCCGGTGTTCATCGCTGGAATCCGCGCGGCTGAGGCCGTGCTGTTCCTTTATCTACTGTCGAGGCGCACATGACGCAACCGCTTGATATCCCAACGCTGCCCTTGCGTGGCCGCTGTTTGATCGAAGCCAGTGCCGGTACCGGCAAGACCTTCACTCTGGCGGCCCTTTACGTGCGGCTGGTGCTGGGACACGGTGGCGAGGCTGCCTTCGTCAAGCCGTTGATGCCGCCAGACATCTTGGTGGTGACCTTTACCGAAGCGGCGACGGATGAATTGAAAAACCGTATTCGCCAACGGCTGCGTGATGCACGCGATGCATTGCTGGGCCACAGTACGCCTGATCCTGTACTGAAGAAGATCCTTGATTCGCTGCCGGAAGGGCAGCAGGCCCGCAATGCGCTGCGGCTTGATCAGGCTATGCGCATGATGGACGACGCTTCCATCTTCACCATTCACGGCTTCTGCCAACGCATGCTGAAACGGCATGCGTTCGATAGCGGGACACCGTTTCAAGCGGAACTGCTGGCTGATCCTCAGGCACTGTTCGATCAGGAACTGGAAGACTACTGGCGGCGCGAGTTCTATCCGTTGCCGGCCGATGCGCAGGCGCTGGTGCAGCAGTGCTGGTCAGGACCACAGGCACTGGGCGATAGACTGCGGCCGCTGCTGGCCAGCGGGCGTCCTCAGCCGTTGATTTGGCAAGACCAGCCTATTGATGCACCCGCTTCGCTGCGTGAGGTGTTGCTGCCTGCGCTTCATGCACAGCAGCGGGCTGCCGAAGCGCTGGCTGCGGCACGGACTGCCTATCAGGACGATGTACTGGTACTGCTGCGCGAGGGGATAGAAAGCGGTCAGCTGAAAAAGAACCAGTTCAAGCTTGAGCAGCTGGAAAGCAAAGGGGAAGCGCTGGCGCAATGGGCCCAGAACGGTGGGGAATGGCCTGCTACGTTGCTGATGACCAGCGGTGAGGCGTGGTGCAGTGCAGCGCGACTCGCACAGGCGACCAAGAAGGGCGGCACGCCGCCACAGCATCCGTTCTTCGATGCGCTGGATGCGTGGAGCGATGCCCGTTGCCGCAGTGATGACTATCCGCTGGAAGCACTGATGCTGGCTCATGCCCGCGATGGACTAGCCGCGGCGCTGATGAGGCGCAAACAGGCCGATGGGGTCTGGGACTTCGACGATCTGCTGAATGCGCTGGACGACGCGCTGCAAGGACCGATGGGTGGACGACTGGCTAAGCGCATTCGCACCGAACTGCCCGTAGCGCTGATCGACGAATTCCAAGATACCGATGAGGTTCAGTACCGTATCTTCGATCGACTGTATCCCGCGCGTGAGCATTATCAGGACGCCGATGCCGAGTTCGCCGGTGCAACGGCGCTGCTGCTGATCGGTGACCCCAAGCAGGCGATCTATGCGTTCCGCAATGCGGACATCAACACCTATCTGCGCGCTCGTCGCGATATCACTACCCGCTACACGCTGGCGCGCAACTTCCGTTCGTCTCAGGTCATGGTTGATGCGGTTAATCGCCTGTTCTCGGCTGCCGATGAACCCTTCCGTCACCCCGACATTCCGTTTGTGTCAGTCGAGGCGCAAGGGCTAGACGAAGTGCTGGAACAGCAAGGTGAGCCTGCGCCCGCACTGGGTTGCTGGTTTCCTGACAGCGACGACTTTATGCGTAGCGGTGAATACAGCCGCACGATGAGTGATGCCGCGTGCCATGATATCTGGCAGCTTCTGCATGACAGTCAGCTTGGCAACGCGGGCTTTCGTCAGTCAGATGGCGCGTTGCGGC harbors:
- a CDS encoding UbiX family flavin prenyltransferase; amino-acid sequence: MTATSPLRLIVGISGASGICYGVRLLERLQALPIESHLVMSAAAKQTLALETDLSVPEVEALADVVHHERSIGASIASGSFRTMGMVVAPCSMRSMSDIAAGTTSTLLTRAADVVLKERRRLVLMVRETPLHTGHLRHMTQLSELGVIIAPPVPSFYARPETLDDMIDHTVGRVLDLFDLDVPGVHRWNPRG